The DNA sequence GCCACGTTGCCGCCGGGGTGCGGTGACGGGGGACCCGACCGTTTTCTCGTCGGGCAGCTGCTGGACCTGTGCGTGCGCAACTGTGGGCCAAGCTTCCGGGCTCTGGTTGTGAAGAAGGATTTTGCCAAAGACAAACTGACCGAGCTCCTGAATCCCAGATACAACCTGCCGACGGACATACAGAATCAAATCTTGACCTTCGTCATGGTAAGGACGATCCAGCTCAGAGATGGTCTATCTTCTGCTTCTTCCTACTGTATCTTTTAAGGACCTACTACGTGCCTAGCCCTCCGTTAAGTcccggggttggacgcggtccctgtcccgcagccTACGGTagaggatttaattccctttttataggtgggggaaactgaggcacgcggCAGGTAAGCgagtcgcccgaggtcccacgccAGACGAGCGGCTGAGGTGGGGTCGGAACCCAGGACCCACGatcccgccaggccacgctgcttcgggggcCGGTCATctattacgttggtatttgttaagcgcccactatgggccgagcaccgttctaagcgctggggtagacacgggggaaccgggtcgtcccacttggggctcccggtcttcatccccgttttacagatgagggaactgaggcaccgagaagtgaagcgactcgcccaaagtcgcccagctgacaagtggccgagccgggattcgaacccgtgacctctgactccgaagcccgggctctttccactgagccacgctgcttctctggctaggTTGTGTGCGCGCGCGGGCGTAAGCGTAACTCAGTGTTCATCGCCCCTTCGGTTTCTAAGTCACTTCCTTCTGAATTTGCTTGAGAAggggcctcttcccctctcctgacccccctccgcctcccgtctgctgcgtgacctcgggcaaatcacttaacttctccgtgcctcagctggaaaaaggggattaagacggtgccACGCGGCACCACCACTTCCTCACCTCGCATCTACTccggtacttagaacggtgcttgacacgtagcaagcgcttaaaaaagaccctcgttattattctcatcattgtCTCCTgagagcggggaggagagggggagggttttttttttcctttctgttttatTAGCAGTTGAAGAAACGCACAGACGGGCCGAACAACCTCTGGACCGTAAAttcaccgtgggcggggacggCTCTGCCGACTCTAgcgtactatcctctcccaaacgctcagtaccgtgccccgcgcgtagtaagcactcgataagtaccgtGAATGGATTGGTCTGTGATGGGGTTATTTCTCCAACCCAGACTTGGTCTCAGGGATTCGAAGGCACCGTGGACGTGACTCAAGTGAAGGAACTGTACCTCGACCTGCTCAAAAAGGGCATCCGGTTTCCGTCCTCGAACACGGCGGCGGGGACGGACGCCCCGGAACGCTCGGTGAGCGGGCCGGCGGAGCTGTGGAATTAGAGACCCGTCGTTCCTTCTCTCGTGCTTATCTGTTGCGTTCTTTCCGCGTGCGGGACCGTACGCCGTTACGATCGACGGACACTCTCTGCCCGgaacgagcttacgttctagagggggagacggacatcgatacaCAAAAATAGAGACGTACACgagtgctgcggggcagggagggggaacgaatcaagggagcaaggcaaggtaataatgttggtattggttaagcgcttactacgtgcagagcaccgttctaagcgccgggggagatccggggtcatcgggtcgtcccacgtgaggctcacggtgaatccccattttccagaggagggaaccgaggcccagggaagcgaagcggctcgcccacgggagtcgaacccgtgacctctgactccgaagcccgggctctttccactgagccgcgctgcttcccagaggggagtggaagaaggggaaaggaaggcctcttggaggagatgggcctccactaaggctctgaaggaggggggagataaCGgcccgtgggatttgaggagggagggcactgcaggccggagggagggcggAAGCGAGGGGTCtgaggcgagatggatgagatggaggtagagtaaGAGGGTTGGCGTCGGAGgcgccgagtgtgcgggctggggcgaagtaggagagtggcaaagtgaggtaggagggggccggagagttgagtgctttaaataataataacgttggtatttgttaagcgcttactacgtgcagagcactgttctaagcacttgggtagacacagggtcatcgggtcgtcccacgtgaggctcccacttaCAGCAGATGAggccacggaggcccagagaagtgaagtgactcgcccacagtcacacggctgccaagtggcagagcggggattcgaacgcgggacctctgactcccaagcccgggctctttccactgagccacgccgcttctctataaagccgacggtgaggagttctggcttgatgtggaggcggatgggcaaccgctggagtttcttggggCAGAGGGTCCTCAGTGATTCTGTAGAAaagcgatctgggcagcagagtgaaggatggactggcgtgggaagagagaggaggctgcgaggtcagctaggaggctgggaCAGAAATCAGAGCGGGAGAGAATGAGGAAGCGTATTTACACGCTAacggcttggatggagaggaaagggatttcTAGCAGATGTCGGGGAAGCCGTCCGAAGGTTCCGGACGTGAACGAAAACACCTGCCTCACCGAGCTCCTCCCGGGCGCGGAGCTTGGCGCCGAGCACCCGGGAGAGCGCGGGACGAGTAGCGGATACCATCCCCGCTCTCGAGGAGCCTACGGTCTGAGAGGGGAAACGGGTCGATCTAACGGCCTATCGCGGGGCAGCTGAGAAGCTCCTCCGAGTGGATCCACGTCCGCTTGTATCCGGTGTGAATTCCCGGGCTGTTGGGAATGGCTCGGTTCCCCGAGCGTCCGGGGCGACTCTCCATCCGTGAAGGTCCCGGAGAGGGACGCCGTGCGGGAGGGGAGGCCGATCGCCGGGGCGCGGGagagcggagggggtggggggcatcgaGCCGGCTGTCTTCGGGCCGCTCCAACCCGTGTCCTTGGCGTCCGCCGACAGGGATCGGCCCGGCttccggaggcggcggcggcggctcccgtCCCTTCGGCCCCCGGGGCTCCTCCGGAGGCTGTGTGGAAAGCCCCGACCGTGCTGCTGGTTCCCGAACAGGTACGGCCAGGGGGACCGCCCCCCCGAACGCGGCCCCGAGGCGGGAGGGCCCCCCGGAAGGTCAACCGGTCCGTTCCCCGTCCCCCTCAAATGGGCCGAGAGGGCTGGCGTGGGCCTCGTCCAAATCTTCCTGAccgtccgggggggcggggggggggggaccgagcGATCGGTCAGAGAACCGGTCAGTCACCGAAAAGCACGTGAGTAGAGCGGACAGACGGCGCGTGGAAACGTCCTCCGCACCTCCGTCCCTCGCTTCCCACCGACCAGAGTCCCGCATCTAGAGCGGGAAGCCACCGGTGCCTCGATTGACGTCCTCGGTGCCCTTCCGGCAGTCACCCGGCAGCGTTCCCGGGAGGACGGGCTTCCGCCCGGGGAGCTCGGCTTCCCCATCGGCGGGCCGTCCGGGGTgttcgctgagcgcttaccgccaTACCGAGCGCTCGGTACTCGAGGCGATCGTTTGGTATATTTCTGCGATGAACGCCGTCCTAAATGCCGGGAAGGTACCGGACGATGGcgtcagacacgttccccgtcccccCTCGGGGCTCGCGCTGAAAGACGAAGGAGGAGCAGGGCGCTCGCCTCCGTTTTACggttgaggagaccgaggcccagagcggtttgAGCCATCTGCCTGGGCTCACACGGCGgatctgggatcggaacccaggtctcccgactcccagtcccgcggCCTTTCCGTCAGTCCTCACCGCTTCCCCCCATCTTCCCCGGATCGTCGTTTCTCCCGCGTTTCCCGAGTCCTACCTCCTAGTTGAGAAAAACAGAGCCAGAGAGCCAGTTGGAACACGCTTCCCGGCTATCCCCCGCGATCGCCCCATTCCTCCTCCGCCTCATTCGGGGTCAGCCTCCCCTCCGGCCGGAGTCCCCGATCTGGCCGATCTTCCGTGACgccgaccctcctcctcccccaacctcctggcGTCGCCCCGGGCAGATCGGGAAGCTGAACAGCGAGCTCGACGTGGTCAGGATGAACGTGGCCGTCATGCTGGCGATCCTAACGGAGAACACCCCCGGCTCTGAAGACAGAGATGACCTGGAGCTTCTCCAGGTACGGGGCCGAAAACTCGCGCAgctggccgtgggcagggaaggcgcctTCTCTACCGTCCACCGTATTCTCCTAaacggtacggcgctccgcacgtggtgagcactcgataaatacaaaccAACGAACGAATGAAACCCCCCAAAGGCCGgaggggccccgggagccggggaaCGAGGGACGGCGGGATGCGGTCGGTGATATCTATCCGGTGCCGAGTGCTCCATCGAGCACTCGGGGGAGTTTATCACAAGCAgatgacacgttccctgtcttcaGGGGGCTCTGGTAACAATAATTTCGGCGTTTCTTAAGCGCTCGGTGTGCGCCCAGGCTGGACAGATACACGACGCGCACCTCAGACACGATCAAATACCCTTGGGTGAATGAATTTCATTGACGAGATGACGTGGGATGAGTGAGGTGGGTTtagcctttcccaattaaatcCCAGCATAATTCTAATAAttcttgtattaagcacttaccacgtgccaaggtCCGTAGTCGGttcatcactcgtatttattgagcgccgcgtACAgaccaccgtaccgagcgcttgggggagcgcAGTACCGCGGTCTTAAGGGCTCGGTGTTCAAgttcccccgtggggttcaccgttcaagcaggaggaagaacaagtatgaggttcctattttacagtcgaggggactgaggcccagagacgccgCGCGTCCCGTCCCAGGTCGCGCAGTGGGTACGCGGCACgaccgaaattagaacccgggtcctccggctctcgggcccgggatctttccgctaggccacactccttccgcCGGCGAATATCGACTCGCCCCGTGGCGCTTCACCGAATCCATCAAGGGCGCCTGTCAGGCGTTGGctcggtgcagagcgccgtaccgagcgctcggttGAGGACGGTCGAGGCggtagacaccatccccgtcctGTCCAGCGGCAGCTGAACGGCACGTCTGACTCCACATTcattttggggtattttttttacGTGGCGTTGGTTAAACGCTAAGTTCCAGGCACGggaccaagtgctgggaaaggtacACGTTATCCCCcgccccatctgaggctcaccgccttaactcccattttacagacgaggtcactgaggcccggagaggtgaagtaacttgcccgaggtcacacagcggacaggtgacggagccgggattagaacgcgggtccttccgGCTCCGCGGCCCGGTCCCTCTACCCGCTTTCTATTCTCGCCTTCGATCCGTCCGGGGGGGGAAACCTTTGCGGCCCGTGTCCCCGCTTTAGGGCgtcttgcgggcggggaacgcgcccCAGGCTTGTCGCGTCGCCCTCCCCCCGGGCGGTCGGGATGGCGCACGGCCCCGGGAGAGAGCTCGGTCAGCGTCGCCTCCCTTCCCGGCCGCGTCTAGAAATTGTACCGGACGGGCCGGCAGATGCACGGCAGGATCACGGAGCTGTTGGCTACGGTGGAGAATGAGGACGTGGTGGCGGAGCTGATTCGGGTGCACGAAAACCTCAGCGACGCCATCGTGAGATGTGAGCGGTAAGGGGCCGACTCCCCGCTCGTCCTCCGCGCTCCCGCGGCATTCCGGAGCGGCTTCCCAGATCGGGGAGAGGATCCTCTAGAAGGGGAAATTGAGGGAAATCCCGGCGGGAAGGGCCCGAGGTGGGGAGGCGGGCGACTCGGGTCCTCGTGCCGGTTCAGCCACCTCTCCGCTGGGGAACCTCgctatcttttaagcgcttaccacgcgccggGGACCGGACCGGGCGCTGGGGCAGGAACGGGCCGATCGGGTCCGAGACGGTCCCGTCTTAGCTGCCGCTCGCGGTCTCAGAACCCCGGCGCCCTTTCGTTTCCCGTCGCCAGGTTTTCCCAAACCCGGAAAGACATCCGGGAGCAGACCGGACCCCTGATCGAATCCATCACGGTGAGCAAAATGTCGCCGTTGGCTCCTATCCGCCCCGGCTGTTAGAACGCAtagttaagcacctaacaaatgtcgGTTTTTATCACGATTACCATCTCTGCTCTGATCCTCTCATCCGACCCGCGTATTCTGTCCGTCGCCGGATCCCGTCCGTGCTACGTTCACGTCACTGAAAGACACCCTCTCGTCCCAACCggtaccacgctgatccaagcgcttttcctttcctcctccgacCGCTCAGTCGGCCTCCTcggtgacctccccgcctcccgtctctccataccgcagtccgtacttcactctgtcaCCGGGATCGTTTCTCTAGAGCAGTGTTGCACGGCCATCTCCCCGTCCTCGGCGTCGGCCCGAAGGCGCTcgtttccatctccccctcccaccccgtctcgctgatttcctactaaga is a window from the Ornithorhynchus anatinus isolate Pmale09 chromosome 15, mOrnAna1.pri.v4, whole genome shotgun sequence genome containing:
- the TOM1L1 gene encoding TOM1-like protein 1, with product MGKGAGVGGCGETERKEGPELSPQGHTASRKSARISGVSPRKRGHRFRAVEPGSRRKGAGGGRVWKFKMVGGKAFDSDPKRWRRRSSRVRLALLTVAFGKSPQDPFGTPVGLLIEKSTVGTTRSENWDRFPRICDLINTTQGGPRDAVRALKKRLSQNCNHKEIRLTLSLLDLCVRNCGPSFRALVVKKDFAKDKLTELLNPRYNLPTDIQNQILTFVMTWSQGFEGTVDVTQVKELYLDLLKKGIRFPSSNTAAGTDAPERSVSGPAELVRGDSPSVKVPERDAVREGRPIAGARESGGGGGHRAGCLRAAPTRVLGVRRQGSARLPEAAAAAPVPSAPGAPPEAVWKAPTVLLVPEQIGKLNSELDVVRMNVAVMLAILTENTPGSEDRDDLELLQKLYRTGRQMHGRITELLATVENEDVVAELIRVHENLSDAIVRCERFSQTRKDIREQTGPLIESITVSKMSPLAPIRPGC